In one Brevibacterium sp. CBA3109 genomic region, the following are encoded:
- a CDS encoding MaoC family dehydratase translates to MRTLNGIDEITSLVGTELGSSEWTTIDQEAINTFADVTDDHQWIHIDEQRAAKGPYGSTIVHGFFTLSLIPKFSSEIFTIEGVSIRVNYGLNKVRFAQPVPVGSRLRGTVSVNEVIPGDKGTQVILKHVIEIEGEERPACIAEVVTLLVE, encoded by the coding sequence ATGCGCACACTCAATGGAATCGATGAGATCACCTCGCTCGTCGGCACCGAATTGGGCTCGTCCGAATGGACGACGATCGACCAGGAGGCGATCAACACCTTCGCCGATGTCACCGACGATCACCAGTGGATCCACATCGACGAGCAGCGCGCGGCGAAGGGCCCGTACGGTTCGACGATCGTCCACGGCTTCTTCACTCTGTCACTGATCCCGAAGTTCTCGAGCGAGATCTTCACTATCGAAGGCGTGTCCATCCGCGTCAACTACGGCCTCAACAAGGTTCGCTTCGCTCAGCCGGTGCCGGTGGGCTCTCGCCTGCGCGGCACCGTCAGCGTCAACGAGGTCATTCCCGGAGACAAGGGCACCCAGGTCATCCTCAAGCACGTCATCGAGATCGAAGGCGAAGAGCGTCCTGCGTGCATCGCCGAGGTGGTCACCCTCCTCGTCGAGTGA
- a CDS encoding serine hydrolase domain-containing protein yields MDTDTMHTNAATTDPSPPRRGISAVMAAAIATGLLLLITPFPHGFQGEPTGSAAFVDEVEKALGSKHWHHFAAAKIDGDEVTWSGVGADENSEFEIGSITKTFTAALFADAIERGEIDENTSLGDVWPDLDGDVAAVRLTSIAMHRSGLPSREPAVSFGDGLASIVSRYIHTDPYRGTAADLVNSLEDVSVGDTEPEYSNFGFAVLGQALATVTGTDYGDLVRDRITAPLGMNSTYVPDSAEGLVHGYTASGLPAAPWTLGGSGPAGAIRSTAHDLDIWLRATMNQTAPGAVAAEPREDFDESDRIGWAWLTTKHRSPNLTWHNGGTGGYRSYLGFDPESRQGIIVLADSTNGVDNAADLISSDKASPRAAKRDPQLTRGPRAGSQTSTVARSSSAGDPS; encoded by the coding sequence ATGGACACTGACACGATGCACACCAACGCCGCGACGACCGACCCGTCGCCGCCTCGGCGCGGGATCAGCGCGGTGATGGCCGCTGCGATTGCGACCGGACTGCTTCTGCTCATCACTCCGTTCCCACACGGATTCCAGGGCGAACCCACTGGCAGCGCCGCGTTCGTCGACGAGGTCGAGAAGGCGCTGGGCAGCAAGCACTGGCACCACTTTGCCGCGGCGAAGATCGACGGAGACGAGGTGACCTGGAGCGGGGTCGGGGCGGATGAGAACTCCGAGTTCGAGATCGGGTCGATCACGAAGACCTTCACAGCGGCTCTCTTCGCCGATGCGATCGAGCGCGGAGAGATCGACGAGAATACCAGCCTCGGCGATGTCTGGCCCGACCTCGACGGTGATGTCGCCGCGGTGAGGCTGACGTCGATTGCGATGCACCGTTCGGGGCTGCCTTCGCGGGAACCGGCTGTCAGCTTCGGTGACGGCCTCGCGAGCATCGTCTCGAGGTACATCCACACTGACCCGTATCGAGGGACCGCGGCCGACCTCGTCAACTCACTCGAGGATGTCAGCGTGGGAGACACGGAGCCGGAGTATTCGAACTTCGGGTTCGCGGTTCTTGGCCAGGCACTGGCGACCGTGACCGGCACCGACTATGGAGATCTCGTCAGGGACAGGATCACTGCACCGCTGGGGATGAACAGCACCTACGTTCCCGACTCGGCCGAGGGGTTGGTCCACGGCTATACAGCCTCCGGGCTGCCGGCCGCGCCATGGACCCTGGGCGGGTCGGGCCCGGCGGGTGCCATCCGATCGACCGCTCACGACCTCGACATCTGGCTGCGGGCTACGATGAACCAGACAGCCCCCGGCGCCGTGGCGGCCGAACCACGCGAGGACTTCGACGAGTCGGATCGCATCGGCTGGGCGTGGCTCACAACGAAACATCGCAGTCCCAACCTCACCTGGCACAACGGCGGCACCGGCGGATACCGGTCTTACCTCGGCTTCGATCCGGAGTCTCGGCAGGGGATCATCGTCCTCGCCGACTCGACCAACGGGGTCGACAACGCCGCCGACCTGATCTCGTCTGACAAGGCTTCGCCTCGGGCGGCGAAACGCGATCCACAGTTGACACGCGGTCCACGGGCAGGCTCGCAGACTTCGACAGTCGCACGTTCTTCGTCGGCGGGAGATCCCTCATGA
- a CDS encoding Rieske (2Fe-2S) protein: protein METTRRTIIKSASVAGSVAVVGSSAVLTSACTSAESDDSQAEPGPAASLSSSEVPVGSGTVVDDTYVVTQPKEGEFHAFSSVCTHQGCQVRNVTETEIVCPCHSSMFSTTTGEVLGGPATEPLPEYSVSESSGELTISGT from the coding sequence GTGGAAACAACCAGGCGCACAATCATCAAATCAGCGAGTGTGGCTGGATCCGTCGCAGTCGTCGGATCCTCGGCCGTGCTCACCTCAGCATGCACCTCGGCGGAGTCGGATGACTCGCAAGCGGAACCCGGGCCAGCTGCCAGCCTTTCGAGCAGCGAGGTTCCGGTCGGATCCGGCACCGTCGTCGACGACACCTATGTCGTGACCCAACCGAAGGAGGGCGAGTTCCACGCTTTCTCTTCCGTCTGCACGCACCAGGGTTGCCAGGTTCGCAACGTCACCGAGACGGAGATCGTGTGCCCGTGTCATTCCTCGATGTTCTCGACGACCACCGGTGAGGTGCTCGGCGGTCCCGCAACAGAGCCTCTTCCGGAATACTCCGTGTCCGAATCCAGCGGAGAGCTGACGATCTCCGGGACGTGA
- the otsB gene encoding trehalose-phosphatase, whose protein sequence is MSTGEHDYENLSPLTPIAASVSSSGLLGDLAEASRELSPELFRRLFEVARSHTLLIATDYDGTIAPIVDLPSRAFPLESSVDSLHALAQLPSTSAGVISGRSLRDLAAMSRLPREVHLFGSHGGETDTVAIDTLDPDQRSALDGLRRDLFQALPTTILEHKTTGAAVHLRGLDEAERHRVEAAVSELVDTYSIFPTRGKQVIDLSVVPSSKAEALQRLRHQTGAEVVVFIGDDTADEFALETLGEADLGLKVGRDPAETHADFRISSPAEVSVVLAAIYELRKSWLFGRRATPIHRHSLLGNGQSTALVDPLGSICWMPHPLPHSSSMFSEILGAEAAGFFAVDTEAGAAPLTQRYLTHSTLLETRWPGLNCIDYLAPVDANSDDTIVVRVLTGDTAARIRFAPRLDYATVPTRMVRTHDGVQVLGTSEPISLIAPGVDFEISETGMSHTAEAVVVPSQQPGGVVVLVLACGTGTGDARYMATGGEHHVRERALNFWTNWVDTLNIPSHHREEVIRSAVTLRALCHEPTGGVLAAPTTSLPEGIGGVRNWDYRYTWLRDGSMTVRALLSLGSTGEAEGFLSWLTGILARTVSPEQLHPLYAVDGSALTTEAVLAHLPGYAGSRPVRVGNAAEHQVQLDVFGPVTELLNDLSEHLGDLPDSYWMLTCQMVAAVSKRWFEADHGIWEARRPPKHNVYTRVMCWVTVDRALQIAERFDRELPGAWRQLREEIAHDVLENGYNEEVGAFTVAYGETDLDSACLFVGLSGLLPADDPRFVSTVDAIERELRVGPTVFRYRYDDGLPGLEGGFHICTTWLIEAFIKVGRIDDAWDLFRQLNNLLGPTGLLAEEYDPVAEMHLGNHPQAYSHLGYIRVAQMLDAYRPS, encoded by the coding sequence ATGAGTACAGGCGAGCATGACTATGAGAATCTTTCCCCACTGACTCCGATCGCCGCCTCCGTCAGCTCCTCGGGGCTGCTGGGAGACCTGGCCGAGGCCAGCCGTGAACTCTCCCCTGAGCTCTTCCGAAGGCTCTTCGAGGTCGCGCGCTCGCACACGCTCCTCATCGCCACCGATTACGACGGCACCATCGCACCGATCGTCGATCTGCCCAGCCGGGCCTTCCCGCTGGAGAGTTCGGTCGACTCCCTGCATGCGCTCGCTCAGCTCCCATCCACCTCGGCGGGGGTGATCTCCGGTCGCAGCCTCCGTGATCTCGCGGCGATGTCTCGGCTGCCACGCGAGGTTCACCTCTTCGGCTCCCACGGTGGAGAGACGGACACGGTCGCCATCGACACCCTCGACCCGGACCAGCGCTCGGCTCTCGACGGCCTTCGGCGAGACCTATTCCAGGCGCTGCCGACGACGATCCTCGAACACAAGACCACCGGTGCAGCTGTTCATCTGCGCGGACTCGACGAAGCCGAACGCCACCGGGTCGAAGCCGCCGTGAGTGAGCTCGTCGACACATATTCGATCTTCCCGACGCGGGGCAAGCAGGTCATCGACCTCTCGGTCGTCCCCTCCTCGAAGGCCGAGGCCCTGCAGCGCCTACGGCACCAGACCGGGGCAGAGGTGGTCGTGTTCATCGGCGATGACACCGCGGACGAATTCGCCCTCGAAACCTTGGGAGAGGCTGACCTGGGGCTCAAGGTGGGCCGCGATCCCGCCGAAACTCACGCGGACTTCCGCATCAGCTCTCCGGCAGAGGTCTCCGTCGTCCTCGCCGCAATCTACGAGCTGCGCAAATCCTGGCTGTTCGGCAGACGCGCGACCCCGATCCACCGGCATAGCCTTTTGGGGAACGGACAGTCGACGGCACTGGTCGACCCTCTCGGCAGCATCTGCTGGATGCCGCACCCGCTGCCGCACTCCTCATCGATGTTCTCCGAAATCCTCGGCGCCGAGGCCGCCGGGTTCTTCGCCGTCGATACTGAAGCCGGCGCCGCGCCGCTGACACAGCGCTACCTCACCCACTCGACGCTCCTGGAGACCCGGTGGCCGGGCCTGAACTGCATCGACTACCTCGCCCCGGTCGACGCCAACAGCGACGACACCATCGTCGTGCGCGTGCTCACCGGCGATACCGCCGCCCGAATCCGATTTGCTCCCCGCCTCGACTACGCCACCGTGCCAACGCGGATGGTCCGCACCCACGACGGCGTGCAGGTTCTCGGCACTTCCGAGCCCATCTCCCTGATCGCGCCCGGAGTCGACTTCGAGATCAGCGAGACCGGAATGTCCCATACCGCCGAGGCGGTCGTCGTGCCCTCGCAGCAGCCCGGGGGAGTCGTGGTGCTCGTCCTGGCGTGCGGCACAGGCACCGGCGATGCCCGCTACATGGCTACCGGCGGTGAGCACCATGTGCGCGAGCGCGCCCTGAACTTCTGGACCAACTGGGTCGACACCCTGAACATCCCCAGTCATCACCGCGAAGAGGTCATCCGCTCGGCGGTGACTCTGCGCGCCCTATGCCACGAACCGACTGGAGGTGTGCTCGCCGCACCGACGACCTCCCTGCCCGAGGGCATCGGCGGCGTGCGCAACTGGGACTACCGCTACACCTGGCTGCGCGACGGATCGATGACCGTGCGCGCGCTGCTCTCGCTCGGGTCCACCGGCGAAGCCGAAGGCTTCCTGTCCTGGCTTACGGGAATCCTGGCCCGCACGGTATCCCCCGAGCAGCTCCACCCGCTCTACGCAGTCGACGGTTCGGCTCTGACCACCGAGGCGGTGCTGGCCCATCTGCCCGGCTATGCGGGATCTCGCCCGGTGCGAGTGGGGAACGCGGCCGAGCACCAGGTGCAGCTCGATGTCTTCGGTCCGGTCACCGAGCTCCTCAACGATCTCAGCGAACACCTCGGCGATCTTCCCGATTCGTATTGGATGCTGACCTGTCAGATGGTCGCAGCGGTGAGCAAACGGTGGTTCGAAGCCGATCACGGCATCTGGGAGGCCAGGCGGCCGCCGAAGCACAACGTCTACACGCGAGTGATGTGTTGGGTGACGGTCGATCGGGCGCTGCAGATCGCCGAGCGCTTCGACCGTGAACTTCCCGGTGCCTGGCGGCAGCTGCGCGAGGAGATCGCGCACGATGTGCTCGAGAACGGGTACAACGAAGAGGTCGGCGCCTTCACCGTTGCCTACGGTGAGACCGACCTCGACTCGGCATGCCTGTTTGTCGGCCTCTCTGGCCTGCTGCCAGCCGACGATCCTCGCTTCGTCTCGACTGTCGATGCGATCGAGCGCGAGCTGCGGGTCGGGCCAACAGTCTTCCGCTACCGCTACGACGACGGGCTGCCCGGTCTTGAGGGCGGCTTCCACATCTGCACGACCTGGCTCATCGAGGCCTTCATCAAGGTCGGACGCATCGACGACGCCTGGGACCTGTTCCGGCAGCTGAACAACCTGCTCGGGCCCACCGGCCTGCTGGCCGAGGAGTACGACCCGGTCGCGGAGATGCACTTGGGCAACCACCCGCAGGCGTACTCGCATCTGGGCTACATCCGCGTCGCGCAGATGCTCGACGCGTACCGTCCGAGCTGA
- a CDS encoding winged helix-turn-helix domain-containing protein, translating into MSTSPKNESCGTVEARLAELERKVASWENAAVAPVPSPEAGSAPARSRGLRSADDETFWALNGLIDHAGDEGGVVYTGHTTPPGAKSPVSWQMGLTSAGLEDLNFAEAAPALAALGHPVRLELLQAIYEGTTTVAHLGEDDRFGTTGQIYHHIHALAGAGWLESSRRGHWQVPGQKIIPLLTLILIGTR; encoded by the coding sequence ATGAGCACGTCACCGAAGAATGAATCCTGTGGCACGGTCGAGGCCCGCCTGGCAGAGCTCGAGCGCAAGGTCGCCAGCTGGGAGAATGCGGCGGTCGCACCTGTTCCTTCTCCCGAGGCCGGCTCTGCCCCTGCACGGAGCCGAGGGCTCCGAAGTGCCGACGACGAGACCTTCTGGGCTCTCAACGGCCTCATCGACCACGCGGGAGACGAAGGCGGTGTCGTCTACACCGGTCACACGACGCCGCCGGGCGCGAAGTCCCCGGTCTCCTGGCAGATGGGCCTGACCTCGGCAGGCCTCGAGGATCTCAACTTCGCCGAGGCGGCTCCGGCCCTGGCTGCTTTGGGCCACCCCGTCCGGCTTGAGCTCCTGCAGGCGATCTACGAGGGCACGACCACCGTGGCCCACCTCGGCGAGGACGACCGGTTCGGCACGACCGGCCAGATCTACCACCACATCCATGCCCTCGCCGGAGCCGGCTGGCTGGAGAGCTCTCGGCGCGGCCACTGGCAGGTCCCTGGCCAGAAGATCATCCCCCTGCTCACACTCATCCTCATCGGCACCCGCTGA
- a CDS encoding response regulator transcription factor, which yields MHIVLVEDDEVIRETTQIGLERFDYTVSAFADGREGYEFVAAHGADVLLLDLMLPTMNGASICRAVRERSTIPIIIISARSDAIDIVQALEAGADDYLTKPFDMQVLNARIRAVVRRFITTGTDRLGYSPTTELDEEHETVIGPGGMITGDGIPEVLGASPGMDTRERLKAQLESDDTFLGAGGKFTSADMNDGGDEQMIGGDVTVPPRPDGSPVMQSGSNQGGYTGAGENHSGSVDSDSELGPFRTRLGSLVLDTGRLTVEIDGEEVHLTPTELRVLLLLTEQPEHVYSREKIAFTVWGYEWAGDSRVVDVHIQRLRKKIGANMIETVRGFGYRFAG from the coding sequence ATGCATATTGTTCTGGTTGAGGATGACGAGGTCATCCGGGAGACGACCCAGATCGGCCTGGAACGGTTCGATTACACGGTGTCGGCATTCGCCGACGGTCGCGAGGGGTACGAGTTCGTCGCTGCACATGGTGCCGACGTTCTGCTTCTCGACCTCATGCTGCCCACCATGAACGGCGCATCGATCTGCCGGGCCGTGCGTGAGCGATCCACCATTCCCATCATCATCATCTCCGCACGCTCGGATGCGATCGACATCGTCCAGGCACTCGAAGCCGGAGCCGACGACTACCTCACCAAGCCCTTCGACATGCAGGTGCTCAATGCCCGCATCCGTGCCGTCGTCCGCCGCTTCATCACCACCGGCACCGACAGACTCGGCTACTCCCCGACCACCGAGCTGGACGAGGAGCACGAAACCGTGATCGGTCCCGGCGGCATGATCACCGGGGACGGCATCCCCGAGGTGCTCGGCGCCAGCCCCGGCATGGACACCCGCGAACGTCTCAAGGCCCAACTCGAGTCCGACGACACTTTCCTGGGAGCGGGCGGAAAATTCACCTCGGCGGACATGAACGACGGCGGGGACGAGCAGATGATCGGCGGCGATGTCACCGTTCCTCCCCGCCCGGACGGCTCACCGGTCATGCAGTCGGGCTCCAATCAGGGCGGCTATACGGGCGCGGGCGAGAACCACAGCGGCAGCGTCGACTCCGACAGCGAGCTCGGTCCGTTCCGGACGCGGCTGGGTTCGCTGGTCCTCGACACCGGTCGCCTGACCGTGGAGATCGACGGCGAGGAAGTCCACCTCACCCCCACCGAGCTGCGCGTCCTCCTGCTCCTGACCGAGCAGCCCGAGCACGTCTACTCCCGCGAGAAGATCGCCTTCACCGTCTGGGGCTACGAATGGGCCGGCGACTCCCGTGTCGTTGACGTCCACATCCAGCGCCTGCGGAAGAAGATCGGCGCCAACATGATCGAGACCGTCCGCGGATTCGGGTACCGCTTCGCGGGCTGA
- a CDS encoding sensor histidine kinase — MSLRWKISLLIVASVIIAVLSCSIVLRQSAARAEDDRMRSTVTEQLANSVAIFSETGVLTLNARIDDPALPKDARAQALKGQSVTMRSEVDGEEIVWAAAPIEVGTYTEVISVRASTADSQELIGRIDQALLVGMIGSALVVGGVGSIVAGRISRRLTLGAQAARKIAAGDTSIRIADVVDDTDQEVAAFASAVDTAVTRLTERIDSEQRFTADLAHEMRTPLTGLVNAANLLEEDSRPAELVKDRVQRMQVLVEDLLEVSRLDAGRANPEFTRVNIDQAVRSLLGTMTASGALSDHEIDTHLAALNSTLVTDVRRFERIISNLLVNAIKHGGDPIHLETSTRSITITDSGSGYPPDIVNTGPTRFVSAGGGGMGLGLVIAQGQARLLGIHLIFSNDPVTGGARTEAIFPDPEAQDEALKQYLESI; from the coding sequence ATGTCACTGCGTTGGAAGATCTCCCTGCTCATCGTTGCCTCGGTGATCATCGCCGTGCTCTCCTGCTCCATCGTGCTGCGCCAGTCCGCGGCCCGGGCCGAGGATGACCGCATGCGCTCGACCGTGACCGAGCAGCTTGCGAACTCCGTCGCCATCTTCTCCGAGACCGGGGTGCTCACCCTCAACGCCCGCATCGACGACCCTGCACTGCCCAAGGACGCACGCGCCCAGGCGCTCAAGGGCCAGAGCGTGACGATGCGTTCCGAGGTCGACGGTGAGGAGATCGTGTGGGCGGCTGCCCCGATCGAGGTCGGCACCTACACCGAGGTGATCTCCGTGCGCGCCTCAACCGCGGACAGCCAGGAGCTCATCGGCCGCATCGACCAGGCGCTGTTGGTGGGCATGATCGGCTCCGCACTGGTCGTCGGCGGCGTCGGCTCCATCGTGGCCGGGCGCATCTCACGCAGGCTGACTCTGGGCGCTCAAGCTGCGCGGAAGATCGCGGCCGGAGACACGAGCATCAGGATCGCCGATGTCGTCGACGACACGGACCAAGAAGTCGCGGCCTTCGCCTCGGCGGTCGACACAGCCGTGACACGGCTGACCGAGCGAATCGACTCCGAGCAGCGCTTCACTGCTGACCTGGCACACGAGATGCGGACCCCGCTGACCGGCCTCGTCAACGCGGCCAACCTGCTCGAGGAGGATTCACGCCCCGCCGAGCTCGTCAAGGACCGAGTGCAGCGAATGCAGGTCCTCGTCGAAGACCTGCTCGAAGTCTCCCGCCTCGATGCGGGTCGCGCGAACCCCGAGTTCACTCGCGTCAACATCGACCAAGCGGTCCGGTCGCTGCTGGGAACCATGACCGCCTCCGGTGCCCTGTCTGACCATGAGATCGACACTCACTTGGCAGCTCTGAACTCGACACTGGTCACCGATGTTCGCCGCTTCGAACGCATCATCTCAAACTTGCTGGTCAACGCGATCAAGCACGGCGGGGATCCGATCCACCTGGAGACGAGCACCCGCAGCATCACGATCACCGACTCCGGCTCCGGCTACCCGCCTGACATCGTCAACACCGGCCCGACCCGCTTCGTCTCCGCCGGCGGCGGAGGCATGGGCCTGGGGCTCGTGATCGCACAGGGACAGGCTCGTCTGCTGGGCATTCACCTGATCTTCAGCAATGATCCGGTCACCGGTGGTGCACGCACCGAAGCGATCTTCCCGGATCCCGAGGCCCAGGATGAGGCGCTCAAGCAGTACCTCGAATCCATCTAG
- a CDS encoding OsmC family protein, producing MISAGDRADRLTSAGQAWNEQIVSSAKNAQLTFSAEGSAQGSVSSVITAGNHTFTVDEPAPLAGDDVAPSPVEYALGALISCQIVVYRLYAHNLGLTIDSLDVRAEGDLNVQGLFGAAEAVRPGFSAVRVIVDITGPDSDEAYQELQTTVDAHCPVFDIFTNPTPIDVTVTKTN from the coding sequence TTGATCAGCGCCGGAGACCGTGCCGATCGGCTCACCTCTGCAGGTCAGGCGTGGAATGAACAGATCGTCTCCTCGGCGAAGAATGCACAGCTGACGTTCTCGGCAGAGGGAAGCGCCCAGGGCTCGGTGTCCTCGGTCATAACGGCCGGAAACCACACTTTCACCGTCGACGAGCCGGCCCCACTGGCGGGCGACGATGTGGCCCCGAGCCCCGTCGAATACGCGTTGGGTGCCCTCATCTCATGCCAGATCGTCGTCTACCGGCTCTACGCGCACAACTTGGGGCTGACGATAGACAGCCTCGATGTCAGAGCAGAGGGCGACCTCAACGTGCAGGGACTCTTCGGAGCCGCTGAGGCTGTGCGCCCTGGCTTTTCAGCCGTTCGCGTCATTGTGGACATCACGGGACCTGACAGCGATGAGGCCTACCAGGAGCTGCAGACGACGGTCGATGCCCACTGCCCTGTCTTCGACATCTTCACGAACCCGACACCCATCGATGTCACCGTGACCAAGACGAACTGA
- a CDS encoding DUF1990 domain-containing protein, with the protein MEPLTQPLSPRWIDRPAGYRDFESAFFVGHGRDTFDRCAEELLHWEVKIRSGFDIGVQAREDDTDALGVGMGIGSQTGSGPGCPRVRAGQEPTIFVRIGPFRLPEPARVIEVFESETRRGFTYGTKPGHPITGEESFILTHTPDGRVFLVLRSVSRAGMGIWRLGEPFVRLAQIIYRRRYSRALRG; encoded by the coding sequence ATGGAACCTCTGACTCAGCCGCTCTCACCCCGGTGGATCGACCGACCGGCAGGCTACCGGGACTTCGAATCGGCCTTCTTCGTCGGTCATGGGCGTGACACCTTCGACCGCTGCGCGGAGGAACTGCTGCATTGGGAGGTGAAGATCCGCAGCGGGTTCGACATCGGTGTCCAGGCTCGGGAGGATGACACAGACGCCCTGGGCGTCGGCATGGGTATCGGCTCCCAAACCGGCTCCGGGCCGGGCTGCCCGCGGGTCCGGGCCGGACAGGAGCCGACGATCTTCGTCCGGATCGGGCCGTTCCGCCTGCCAGAGCCAGCCCGCGTCATCGAGGTCTTCGAGTCCGAAACACGTCGTGGCTTCACCTATGGCACGAAGCCTGGGCATCCGATCACCGGCGAGGAGTCATTCATCCTCACCCACACTCCCGATGGTCGAGTCTTCCTCGTGCTGCGCTCTGTCTCCCGAGCCGGAATGGGGATCTGGCGCCTCGGTGAACCCTTCGTCCGACTTGCCCAGATCATCTACCGCAGGCGATACTCCCGCGCTCTGCGTGGGTGA
- the recQ gene encoding DNA helicase RecQ — MTSAPTTSPLDVLHDVFGYDEFRGQQQAVVDQIVGGGDAVVLMPTGGGKSLCYQIPSLVRPGTGIVISPLIALMADQVAALENLGVRAAYLNSTLDFEEAQNVERGLLAGELDLLYLAPERLVLPRTMALLERAQVALFAIDEAHCVSQWGHDFRSDYLGLGVLAERFPDVPRIALTATATPATHAELTERLHLGGAQHFVASFDRPNITYRIEPKQSGRSQLINFITTEHAGDSGIVYCLSRRGVEQLAEALVARGINALPYHAGLPSEVRADHQARFLREDGLVMVATIAFGMGIDKPDVRFVAHLDLPRSVEGYYQETGRAGRDGLPADAWMVYGLGDVVSQRRLIESGDGDRTYQRRAMSHLDSMLALCETVDCRRVQLLRYFDEESAPCGNCDTCITPPVTWNATVAVQKLLSAVIRLDRERGQKFGSGQVVDVLRGNDNERSRAADHESLSVWGIGEDLSETQWKTVVRQVLARGLLESHGDYGVLVVSEDAGPVLRSEVEVSLRVDPVKKSGPKKAGAKRRGGPEVELGTADTALFEALRSWRADQAKEQGVPAYVVFPDATLYGIVEAKPNSISELGQVSGVGLKKLDRYGPGVLEILESSAA; from the coding sequence ATGACCTCGGCACCCACAACCTCCCCGCTCGACGTCCTCCACGATGTCTTCGGCTATGACGAGTTCCGGGGTCAACAGCAAGCGGTCGTTGATCAGATCGTGGGCGGTGGTGACGCTGTCGTCCTCATGCCCACCGGCGGTGGAAAGTCCCTCTGCTATCAGATTCCGAGCCTGGTCAGGCCGGGCACCGGCATCGTGATCTCGCCGCTGATCGCGCTCATGGCAGATCAGGTCGCCGCTTTGGAGAACCTCGGTGTGCGAGCGGCGTACCTCAACTCCACCCTCGACTTCGAGGAAGCGCAGAACGTCGAACGTGGGCTCCTGGCCGGTGAACTCGATCTGCTCTACCTGGCACCTGAACGTCTCGTCCTGCCGCGCACGATGGCGCTGCTCGAACGTGCACAGGTCGCCCTGTTCGCCATCGACGAGGCCCACTGTGTTTCACAGTGGGGCCACGATTTCCGCAGCGACTACCTGGGCCTGGGAGTACTGGCCGAACGATTCCCCGACGTGCCACGCATCGCCTTGACAGCCACGGCCACACCCGCCACTCACGCCGAACTCACCGAGCGTCTTCACCTGGGCGGTGCCCAGCATTTCGTCGCCAGCTTCGATCGCCCGAACATCACTTACCGCATCGAACCGAAACAGTCCGGCCGCTCGCAGCTCATCAACTTCATCACCACCGAACACGCTGGCGACTCCGGCATCGTCTACTGTCTATCCCGCCGCGGTGTCGAGCAGCTGGCTGAGGCGCTCGTGGCCCGCGGAATAAACGCCCTGCCCTATCACGCAGGGCTGCCCTCCGAGGTGCGTGCCGACCACCAGGCTCGCTTCCTCCGCGAGGACGGCCTGGTCATGGTCGCGACGATCGCCTTCGGCATGGGCATCGACAAACCCGATGTCCGCTTCGTCGCCCACCTCGACCTGCCGCGCAGCGTCGAAGGCTACTATCAGGAGACCGGTCGTGCCGGACGCGACGGACTACCAGCCGATGCGTGGATGGTCTACGGCCTCGGCGATGTCGTCTCCCAGCGCCGCCTCATCGAATCAGGTGACGGTGATCGTACATACCAACGACGCGCGATGTCGCACCTCGACTCGATGCTGGCTCTGTGCGAGACCGTCGATTGCAGGCGCGTGCAGCTGCTGCGCTACTTCGACGAGGAATCCGCACCCTGTGGAAACTGCGACACCTGCATCACACCCCCAGTGACCTGGAACGCAACAGTGGCCGTGCAGAAGCTGCTCTCGGCCGTCATCCGACTCGACCGTGAACGCGGCCAGAAGTTCGGCTCGGGTCAGGTCGTCGACGTCCTGCGCGGTAATGACAATGAGCGCTCCCGTGCGGCCGATCACGAAAGCCTAAGCGTCTGGGGAATCGGCGAAGACCTCAGTGAGACGCAGTGGAAGACCGTGGTCCGTCAGGTCCTCGCCCGCGGCCTCCTGGAGTCCCACGGCGACTACGGTGTACTCGTCGTCTCCGAGGACGCGGGTCCAGTCCTGCGCAGTGAAGTGGAAGTGTCCCTGCGCGTGGACCCCGTGAAGAAATCCGGGCCCAAGAAAGCAGGAGCCAAGCGCCGAGGCGGCCCCGAGGTCGAACTCGGGACCGCGGACACAGCCCTGTTCGAAGCTCTGCGTTCCTGGCGTGCCGATCAGGCGAAAGAACAGGGCGTTCCCGCCTACGTCGTTTTCCCCGATGCCACCCTGTACGGAATCGTCGAAGCCAAGCCGAACTCGATCAGCGAACTCGGCCAGGTCAGCGGCGTGGGTCTGAAGAAACTCGATCGTTATGGACCCGGAGTTCTCGAGATCCTCGAGTCCAGCGCGGCCTGA